The Lineus longissimus chromosome 2, tnLinLong1.2, whole genome shotgun sequence genome window below encodes:
- the LOC135483434 gene encoding uncharacterized protein LOC135483434 isoform X3 — translation MIENSISSACCQQLIVVQMTMMPFVLPHSIQVIAENERELPSTSRTSKFVMSIYLLVAVINENIMPNTDKNSVLSSAFIDDEMRDPNWNANLSVNNLLRRVHSW, via the exons atgatcgaaaacagcatcagctcggcctgctgtcaacaactgatagtggttcagatgacgatgatgccatttgtgctgccccactcgatccaggtgattgcagaaaatgaacgagaactgccctctacttctagaacttctaagtttgtgatgtctatctatctactag ttgctgttataaatgaaaacatcatgccgaacaccgacaagaacagtgtcctgtcaagcgcattcattgatgatgagaTGCGAGATCCCaattggaatgcaaatctttcagtcaacaa cttgttgaggagggtgcacagttggtga